The proteins below come from a single Rhizobium sp. BT04 genomic window:
- a CDS encoding sialate O-acetylesterase, which translates to MRKTLAVGGAALITVYFLGGMSARHEIFPWPQLSALRKMVGGEKAAAPSRYTFDDKGRLIGDESKTPVTCPTQTDRTAVLLILGQSNAANDGGQRHRSHYGARVVNAFDKRCFVAASPLLGSTDTKGEYWTLLANNLIASGQYDSVVLAPLAYSGSEVARWAPGGDINPVLVDTMKQLQDSNYRITSVLWVQGEADLVLGTTVQAYQDHFMSMVDTLRQHGVEAPVYISIASKCLEPSNGGFKEHIPDNPIVRAQLALSKSGHGIREGVNSDALLDGDDRYDDCHIGGTGAEKLSRAWLNLLRGDRGPEASR; encoded by the coding sequence ATGCGCAAAACGCTGGCAGTCGGCGGGGCCGCCTTGATCACCGTGTACTTTCTCGGCGGCATGAGTGCGAGACATGAGATCTTTCCTTGGCCACAACTTTCCGCGCTGAGGAAAATGGTTGGCGGAGAGAAGGCAGCGGCTCCAAGCCGATATACTTTCGACGACAAGGGGCGGCTCATCGGCGATGAATCGAAAACGCCCGTGACCTGCCCGACTCAAACTGATCGAACGGCTGTCTTGCTAATTCTTGGCCAATCGAACGCGGCCAACGACGGTGGACAACGACACAGGTCGCATTATGGCGCTCGCGTCGTCAACGCCTTTGACAAACGGTGCTTCGTCGCAGCGTCGCCACTTCTTGGATCGACCGATACCAAGGGAGAATACTGGACGCTCCTTGCGAACAATTTGATTGCCTCGGGACAGTATGACAGCGTCGTCCTCGCGCCTCTCGCTTATTCCGGATCTGAGGTCGCACGGTGGGCGCCCGGTGGCGACATCAATCCTGTGCTGGTCGATACAATGAAACAGCTTCAGGATTCCAACTATCGAATAACGAGCGTCCTCTGGGTGCAAGGAGAGGCGGACCTCGTTCTGGGCACCACTGTGCAGGCCTACCAGGACCATTTCATGTCGATGGTTGACACGCTGCGTCAGCACGGCGTCGAGGCACCCGTTTACATTTCGATCGCATCGAAATGCCTGGAACCGAGCAACGGCGGCTTCAAGGAGCATATTCCAGACAATCCAATTGTACGGGCGCAGCTGGCCCTGTCAAAAAGCGGCCATGGTATCCGAGAGGGAGTAAATTCTGACGCGTTGCTCGATGGGGATGACCGCTACGACGATTGCCATATCGGCGGCACTGGCGCGGAGAAACTGTCGCGGGCCTGGCTGAACCTTCTGCGCGGCGATCGCGGCCCGGAAGCCTCGCGATAG
- a CDS encoding DUF882 domain-containing protein, producing the protein MRKSPHVVECLVWAGLFVLKYPVQGLSGAALSGIARLLSRAERFAAQTILPALFALPALVGSASFASAEDRALKLFFTHTGERATITYKRDGKFDPKGLAQINRFLRDWRRNEPTRMDPRPLDLVWEVYKRSGGKDYIHIVSAYRSPATNNMLRNRSRSTGVAKKSQHMLGKAMDFYVPGVKLATLRALAMQLQVGGVGYYPTSGSPFVHLDLGNVRAWPRMSRQELARIFPNGQTMHLPADGRPLPGYNQAVASYKKRGGASSIEIASTAGEDEDVAGSSRPDGDTGDSKLVTAMLPTPKSRALNALARQTGAVERNEKDLAGDVPAFPVPIPAMRPVAMTHDAGADDSLVTASIGPIEALPERRPPALPAHARFHPLAAAQESSERGADMIASLPMTASWEEAGFLGSTSEAALMKWALHSPGEAIGLSAPRVSPRTVDRQANVATSGEAVIPVAAAGPFDAGRFVSPPEG; encoded by the coding sequence ATGCGGAAGTCCCCGCACGTCGTCGAATGTTTGGTGTGGGCGGGATTGTTCGTGTTGAAGTATCCAGTGCAAGGATTATCGGGCGCAGCCTTGAGCGGAATTGCCAGGCTCCTCTCGCGTGCGGAACGCTTCGCAGCGCAGACCATTCTGCCGGCTCTGTTTGCCCTGCCGGCACTTGTCGGCTCCGCATCATTTGCCTCGGCGGAAGATCGCGCCCTGAAGCTGTTCTTTACCCATACGGGCGAGAGGGCCACGATTACCTACAAGCGGGACGGAAAGTTCGATCCGAAGGGCCTTGCCCAGATCAATCGGTTTCTGCGCGATTGGCGAAGGAACGAGCCGACCCGGATGGATCCGCGGCCGCTCGACCTGGTCTGGGAGGTGTATAAGCGCAGCGGCGGCAAGGACTATATCCACATCGTCTCCGCCTATCGCTCTCCGGCCACCAACAACATGCTGCGCAACCGCTCGCGCAGCACGGGTGTCGCCAAGAAGAGCCAGCACATGCTGGGCAAGGCGATGGATTTCTACGTTCCCGGCGTCAAGCTTGCGACGCTGCGGGCGCTTGCCATGCAGTTGCAGGTCGGCGGTGTTGGCTATTATCCGACTTCGGGATCGCCCTTCGTGCATCTCGACCTCGGCAATGTCCGGGCCTGGCCGCGCATGTCGCGGCAGGAACTCGCGCGCATATTCCCGAATGGGCAGACGATGCATCTCCCGGCCGATGGCCGGCCGCTGCCGGGATACAATCAGGCGGTTGCGAGCTACAAGAAACGCGGCGGCGCCAGCTCGATAGAGATCGCCAGCACCGCTGGAGAAGACGAAGATGTGGCGGGGTCGAGCAGGCCTGACGGCGACACTGGAGATAGCAAGCTGGTGACGGCGATGCTGCCGACGCCGAAAAGCCGCGCCTTGAATGCGCTGGCGCGCCAGACCGGCGCGGTCGAGCGGAATGAAAAAGACCTCGCTGGGGATGTTCCAGCTTTCCCGGTTCCGATACCGGCCATGCGCCCGGTCGCCATGACGCATGATGCGGGCGCGGACGACTCACTGGTGACTGCGTCGATCGGCCCGATCGAGGCGCTTCCGGAACGACGGCCGCCGGCATTGCCGGCCCACGCCCGTTTCCATCCCCTCGCAGCTGCACAGGAAAGCTCCGAGCGGGGCGCAGATATGATCGCCTCGCTGCCGATGACTGCATCCTGGGAAGAAGCGGGCTTCTTGGGATCGACCTCCGAGGCGGCGCTGATGAAATGGGCGCTGCATTCTCCGGGCGAGGCGATCGGGTTGAGCGCGCCTCGCGTCTCGCCCCGCACGGTTGATCGTCAGGCGAATGTTGCGACTTCGGGTGAGGCTGTCATTCCGGTCGCCGCCGCAGGACCATTCGATGCCGGCCGGTTTGTGTCGCCTCCGGAGGGTTGA
- a CDS encoding sialate O-acetylesterase encodes MRKTLTVGGAALIAIYFVGGMSARHEIFPWPQLSALRKTVVGEKPAAPSRYSFDDKERLIGDESKTSVTCPTQTDRTAVLLILGQSNAANDGGQRHRSHYGARVVNAFDKRCFVAASPLLGSTDTKGEYWTLLANNLIASGQYDSVVLAPLAYSGSEVARWAPGGDINPVLVDTMKQLQDSNYRITSVLWVQGEADLVLGTTVQAYQDHFMSMVDTLRQHGVEAPVYISIASKCLEPSNGGFKEHIPDNPIVRAQLALSKSGHGIREGVNSDALLDGDDRYDDCHIGGTGAEKVSRAWLNLLRGGSRLEASR; translated from the coding sequence ATGCGTAAGACGCTAACAGTCGGCGGGGCCGCTTTAATCGCGATATACTTCGTCGGCGGCATGAGCGCGAGACATGAGATCTTTCCGTGGCCACAACTTTCCGCGCTGAGGAAAACGGTTGTTGGAGAGAAGCCGGCGGCCCCAAGCCGATATAGTTTCGACGACAAGGAACGCCTCATCGGGGATGAATCAAAAACCTCTGTGACCTGCCCCACTCAAACCGATCGAACGGCTGTCTTGCTAATTCTTGGCCAATCGAACGCGGCCAACGACGGTGGACAACGACACAGGTCGCATTATGGCGCTCGCGTCGTCAACGCCTTTGACAAACGGTGCTTCGTCGCAGCGTCGCCACTTCTTGGATCGACCGATACCAAGGGAGAATACTGGACGCTCCTTGCGAACAATTTGATTGCCTCGGGACAGTATGACAGCGTCGTCCTCGCGCCTCTCGCTTATTCCGGATCTGAGGTCGCACGGTGGGCGCCCGGTGGCGACATCAATCCTGTGCTGGTCGATACAATGAAACAGCTTCAGGATTCCAACTATCGAATAACGAGCGTCCTCTGGGTGCAAGGAGAGGCGGACCTCGTTCTGGGCACCACTGTGCAGGCCTACCAGGACCATTTCATGTCGATGGTTGACACGCTGCGTCAGCACGGCGTCGAGGCACCCGTTTACATTTCGATCGCATCGAAATGCCTGGAACCGAGCAACGGCGGCTTCAAGGAGCATATTCCAGACAATCCAATTGTACGGGCGCAGCTGGCCCTGTCAAAAAGCGGCCATGGTATCCGAGAGGGAGTAAATTCTGACGCGTTGCTCGATGGGGATGACCGCTACGACGATTGCCATATCGGCGGCACTGGCGCGGAGAAAGTGTCGCGGGCCTGGCTGAACCTTCTGCGCGGGGGTAGCCGCCTGGAAGCCTCGCGATAG